The DNA sequence TACGCCGCGTACACCTCCGAGGTCTACCGGGCCGGGATCGACGGCGTGCCGAAGGGCCAGTGGGAGGCGTGCCGCGCGCTGTCGCTGTCGCCCCGGCGCACCTGGCAGGCCGTGATCCTGCCGCAGGCGGTGCGCAACGTGCTGCCCGCGCTCGGCAACTACGCGATCTCGATGTTCAAGGAGACGCCGTTCCTCGCCGTGATCACGGTGCAGGAGATGGTCTTCGAGGCCCGGAAGTACGGAGCCGAACAGTTCGCGTACACCGAGGTGTTCACCCTCGCCGGCCTGATCTTCCTGGTCGCGAGCTACCCCACGTCGCTGTTGATGAGAAAGCTGGAGAAGCGCCTTGGCCACTGAACCCCTCCCCATCGAGAAGACGGAGTCGCCGGGGCCGGCCGCAGCTCCCGAGGACGCGGCCCCGGCCAC is a window from the Streptomyces sp. MMBL 11-1 genome containing:
- the ehuD gene encoding ectoine/hydroxyectoine ABC transporter permease subunit EhuD; this translates as MNGFDWNAVGESLPLLLEGFKVTLLATVLGTLVAAVLGLAVAMAGRAPSKLVTVPVRLVTEFVRSTPLLVQLVGAAALFNSVEPLYIGIAVLGVHYAAYTSEVYRAGIDGVPKGQWEACRALSLSPRRTWQAVILPQAVRNVLPALGNYAISMFKETPFLAVITVQEMVFEARKYGAEQFAYTEVFTLAGLIFLVASYPTSLLMRKLEKRLGH